The Amaranthus tricolor cultivar Red isolate AtriRed21 chromosome 2, ASM2621246v1, whole genome shotgun sequence genome contains the following window.
tcaAATAAAGAAAAGATATAAGCTTAAAATGTTTGTATGTacaaagtataaaataaaaaaattagaaaaaaccaaagaaattgtaaaaatatttttcaaaaaaccgGATGTGATTTTTGTAAATGTTTTAgacacaattttttttgttgttgattaATTCCGATAATATGAGCTTAATTAAACgagattattttatttgtataatATGAGCTTAacccattttatatttttttggtagtACATACAATATACAAAGTTCATAAATTAAAAGGCTAATGACGTGACAAAATATAAGACATGGTGGATGTTGAAATCCTAATTAGAATGGGAAATATTGATTTGTTATTTTAGAGTTTAGACCATAAACATttgacaaatttaatttatgaattgcTAAGTTTAGACTCGAACATTTGCTACATATTGTGATTTGCTAAAATATGTACTGTGCTTTGTGGTTTGCTTTGTTAGTTAACttaaaaaatcattaatggATTGAGAGATAGGTCACACATTAAGTTCGATtacaatttttgacccaattaccTTAAcatatgagacggtcttaccgtgagacatgcctcatacttggATTAAATAGCCCAATGATAAAATCTTTTAGCTTATGAGTTTCTTgttttgagatcgtctcaccgtgtgaggatctcatacaagacgaactGTAATACATTATATTCAACTTAAAGGGTTTTTGATAAGAATGTTTAAAACTAGACACTACATCAACTTGGATCCGAACCTCCAAATATCCGATTTTTCGAATacgatttattttttgatttcacTCACCCCGAAACATTGAACACTTTTATTATtggaaaacaaattaaaagacaTTGAATACTTCTATCATTTGAATACTGTTTATCTTTTGGAGGCTTTAAGTCGAGTTTTTTTTggcttattttttgttttattagcTTGATTGGTGAGATTAGTTTGTGATTTTTCAGCCTCAATCTATAGAGCAGGAAATCTCATGGGAATTGGAGTATCTTTGGAAATGTAATGACTTGTGGCAAGGTCCATGACTATTATTGGGAGTTATGTTTTCTACATAGATGACTAAATAGCAAGTCAATTACATGCCTTCAATtgttaaaatagtattttgagattcaattaaattttgaaaaacaaTAATACGGATGAGTTAAAGAACAGACTTTACGTGTGAAAGTGCATTTCAAAATACGTATAAGATATGTATATGCTCTGTTAGTGCGTTTCAAAATACGTATAAGATATGTATATGCTCTGTTTTACTCATTCATTGTCTTTAGGTTGCTTCCAGTAATGACATTTTCAAATAGAAATTCTCGTTATCTAACAATCGAAAAGAACTCTTTCGCAGTTAAGAGGTGCAAAAGCAATGTATACTTCTCGTTCGATCAACAGATTATTGAAAAAAGAAATCACATCAAATTTCAACAAATCACCTAGGAGCGCTTAGACACATCGCTAAGCCTTCATATCAGAGTGTTTATCGATCTACAACAAGGCGAGAAGCCTAACACAAACACACTTCTCTGCCTGCTATACAATTGGGGAAAAAAAAGAATGTGTCATACTTTTTTGTATGTTCATccaaaaaaattgaagaatAGGCAGTTTCCTCAGGAAAGTTGTTTTGTTCATTTCTATGATGATAAGATAGATTTCAAAGCATCCCTTATGTATGGATATTTGAACATAAAGCCTAATTCCTTAGCTCTAACCGGCAAAACCTTTTGCCCTTCCAAAACCTGTGAAAAGGACATTACCACATGATGAGTTTTGCAAGTGATTACAACAACAATAGCGTTCCAATATCCCAACGCCGTCAAATTGCTCCCATGTAAGCGGGTTTGGTGATCAGATTTCTGCAACCTTGcctttgttagtgataacaaagagattgtttccAATTGATCCTTAGTAGTAAATATCATTTGGAGCTTCACATAGATAAAGAGTCCACATGATTTGATGAGCCTTTTTgatatagtccattataattcgaaaccaaataactataaatctttggttCTAATTAAGAAAGATAAAAAGTATGATAACAAGAGAAAAGCTTATACTTACAACTGAAGCACCTTCGCCAAGAACGGCCTTGAGTGCAAAGTCTGGCACAGGGAGCCATGAAGGCCGGCCTAGGACATCACCGAGATTATCACACATCTCTCCTAGTCTGACAGGGTTTGGAGCAGTTCCATTGATAATGCCTGAAATTTATACAAGAACAACAGTCATTAATGTTAACAATTGTAAACTTCGCTGCCATAGGTGTACGTTCGAGTGTTCCAGCGGATTTTGGGTATCGTATCTCGGGTCAGATTAATTTCGATTCTTGTATGTGTAAATAGCTTGAGATtctaatttgaattttatatgcgGGTTTTTTGGGTTGAGTCGAGTCATACTCAATTTTGGTTGATCGGGTCAATTTTGGACAACTCTACTTGTTACACAGAATGATTACAAAAGAACTTACCTTCATAAGCTGGATTTCGTATTGCTTCATATATAAGGTTTACAATGTCATCCAAATGGATCCAAGAAAACCTAAAACAAGGACAAAAGCATTTCAATGACAAAAATTTTCATCTCAAAGTTGGTGAAATTAAAGCAAAGCAACAGACCGACAATAGTAGGCATGAGCTCAATACCACTGCTTTCCGGTCCCAATAGGTCCACCAGCAAACATCATGAATATGGGAATCATCTTGGctacataatttaaaaattaacatataaGGGATGACTATCAATTGAACATTTTACATTTTACTGGCGCATGATGTGTagcatattatttttaatctttaagCTTGAGCAATGTCATGTGTTGCGCTAATCTTATTGCGAATCACGAATCGAAAAAAAATCTAACTATGGTCGATTTTGGGTTTGAACAATTTTTTGTTGTAGAATTGTATGGTATCATGAATTTAGGAGAAAAAATTACCAAGAGCCCCTCCATCTTTTCCGAGAACCACCCCAATGCGAATACGTACTAGTCTTACATCCTTGTTGACTTGGAGAGCCGAGGCTTCCCATTCCCTACAAACCTGAACAAAGATTACAAAGATCAAAACATTTCATATGGATAAGTTGGGAAGACAATGAAGGAAAACTCAGAGTGACTCGCTCCATCCACTTCTGATGAATCAACATCTTCCAAAGTTGGGAAGACAACGAAGGAAACTCAAACTCACTTCTAAGTCTCTTTCTTCTCCCATTCCTTAGACCAATCTTATCTAATTACAACTTTGAGAACATGCATGTCAACAGAATTACTTCATCCAGAAACAAATCTAACACACACCATAGTCTCCAAAACCGTTAACCTGATACCTTAAAAGTCTTCTAAACCAAGACGTGCGCCCCGCTAAAACAATTCTAGACCTAAGTTCAATCCTGTAACCTCCTTGACATTTGTTGAAACTTCTGACAATAAATTACAAGACATCAAACACAATGGCCCCGGCTAGTCGGACACGAAAATAGACCATGGCTTAAAGCCAAGCAACAGAAACTAATCCTTGAAAGTTGAAACATGTTAAGAGCTACATGCGTAGAAACCAAATAACCGACGTACATAGGACTTCAAAATCACAACTTCAAACAACAAAGCTTTTGTATTGGGATCAAAAAAACATTTACTCGCTTTCTGATATATACCTCAGCCAAATAATCATTTCCTGATGGACTTTTTTCATCAAATACCCTTGTCTCACTTGTTCCTGACAATTTAAAGATATAaaggtaaaaagaaaaaaatatcgaTCACTCTGTACAAAAGTGCAGTGAAGATTTTATCTTCATGAGTAAGCCAATACAAGACTAACCATAATAACCAACAGCTGTTGCACTGACCAGAGCAGAGGGCCTAGTATCAGCGTCCAAGTTGTTTATTATATTAACAACCTGCAGAAAAGCAAAACAATATCACTAGTTAATGGACGAAAAAAGATATACAAATCTACAAAATCCAAGAAAAGAAACAACAAGCTGCAATTTTTTTTCTCTGATGAAAACCAAGATGAAAGCAATATGCAGAGAGTGATATTAATCGAAGATAATTGTCGAC
Protein-coding sequences here:
- the LOC130806465 gene encoding epimerase family protein SDR39U1 homolog, chloroplastic; translated protein: MEVLRATLPWCWSSSISKPPSLQAIPHFQGSESRRLRLWCLSKQNESDPSSKDNQMVVSITGATGFIGRRLVQRLHSDKHQVRVLTRSKSNAQLIFPVNKFPGIVVAEEPEWIDNIKGSNAVVNLAGTPISTRWSPEIKKDIKESRIRVTSKVVNIINNLDADTRPSALVSATAVGYYGTSETRVFDEKSPSGNDYLAEVCREWEASALQVNKDVRLVRIRIGVVLGKDGGALAKMIPIFMMFAGGPIGTGKQWFSWIHLDDIVNLIYEAIRNPAYEGIINGTAPNPVRLGEMCDNLGDVLGRPSWLPVPDFALKAVLGEGASVVLEGQKVLPVRAKELGFMFKYPYIRDALKSILSS